The following nucleotide sequence is from Mytilus trossulus isolate FHL-02 chromosome 9, PNRI_Mtr1.1.1.hap1, whole genome shotgun sequence.
tccattttcactgaacttgTACACACCTCTTGATGTAGGATGTTCTAGCTGCCTTGAAGAACGATTGATGGCCTTGGACTTATATCTGCTCTTTGgacatatttcccatttccattctcaattttagtcaTATGTTTAGAGTAAAAACATGAGTTATCTCCATAAACTTCAGATTTCATAATTGAATTTTTAACACCATGAAGTATTAGATGTTTCAGTGTAAAGTGACCAGattaaaacattgaattatGACTTAAAAGTTTAGTGATAATTAAATTCAAGTAGTTTCAGGCTTATATCTCTTTTTTTAGCTTGCATGGTAAATGGAGCCAAGatagcttttctcatcacttggcattcATTGTGCTTGATGGATTAGTATTACCCCATTAAAGAGTgatacatgttttattgatatgtAGTCGAAGCAAATTattttaccttattttttttagattatagtgcaaaaatcaaaacacatgagaaaaaaatatctgtcattTTCTAGGTGTTCAGCTATTGAGATTGACAAACCTgccaatatttattatttgacttCTATTTCAGGCATCTGATGTATTTGAGGATACCAATGATTGGATTACTACTTCCACTCCATCAGCTGATTGCACTGAAAACACTTTCATGCAGGTCACTATGGATGACCTTGACCTGGCAGAGGtcacaaataattcattttgtcAACCGAAAGCTAATGATGAAAAAGCATCAACGGATGTGTATTATACTAACAGCTATAGAGATCAGAAAAGTCAGACGTGCACCAGAAAACCATTTACAAggtataaagaaaaaaaggtttatCAGATTTTGGATTGAAGGGCCTTTAGTTGCTAGCTTCtatttcatttggtctctggtgtgTAGTTGTCATATTAGCAATCATAccttatttttatgccccacctacgatagtagaggggcattatgttttctggtctgtgcctccgttcaacttcaggttaaagtttttgatcaaggtagtttttgaagaagttgaagtctaatcaacttgacacttagtacacatgttccctatgatatgatctttctaattttaattccaaataaaagttttgaccccaatttcacagtccactcaacatagaaaatgatagtgcgagtggggcatccgtgtacttgggacacatttttgttatttctttaataatcaACATCATTATCCTTGTTTTCAATAATTCCGACTTACATGAAGATGAAAGAAAGCTGGCAAactatatataaagtatactAAAAATAAGCCAAAGTAATTGaaattattctgaaaaaaatgcaaagtttGCTAATAGATGATTTGaaatactatggattcattataatagacaactttctagtttaatgcatttccgtcaaaaactctggttttagtgaacatcattcgTGAGTTTAGGGGCATTGTcactttcatttcaatgttgagcgagtcaggttagaaaaattataatgCTTTTTGGTAAGAATTATTCagcaaattaaattttcataattgacgatcagcactgctgtcattggGGTATTGTGATTAAGTACTTTCaaaacattatttctagtttatcctgcacaatgacgaccACTAAGATGCTTGATGAACcttaatagtgcagggatacaggtgATCCCCTCTATCTTGCAGTTGACGTCAAAAAGGCGCgcataattgacaagttttttcTGGTGACAGATGAActtgaaagtggtctattagTTTGAAACCAATTTTTGTTGAGTCCCCTATATAAGAAgtaattatgtttaatttattgatagttttataattatatgatgactttatttttcagattattGAATACAGGAAGAGGGTTCACAAAGAGATGTCACAGTGCCATTAACAATGTTCAGACTAGAATTAGTGAAACAAAACAGAACTGTTCTATACAATAGCTTTAACTTGTAGgatacaaataattattttgccTCAGCCCTTTGAACCTGCAATCTGTGTGTCAAATGATGAGTAGTGGGTAAATTTAATGGCACATTAGATTCTGTGTCTTCAAAATTAAGAAGGTTGGAGAAAATATAGACATTCAATAGTTTTGAATGTGTGTTTTTTGTAGGTTGTATATggtatatttgtaaaataatcagatatactgtggattcatcattattcgttggataccaattttcgtggatttcaaTGGTAgtggtgaaccacgaaattaaatgttcaacgaatgacaaattaTCTAAAGGCTTGTATGAGGAccttggcaaaaccacgaaattaaatatctacaacatgcaagttttccttcaTCCATTATTGTTATATTAGACATACAGTAAATTATATGTTAGATTATACTATTTAATACTCCTATTGATATTGAAACATTATCTACATGactgttttattgtattttgtaatttttcacaTCGAAGGAAAGAAACAGAAACAAGtgaagtgttaaaaaaaatattcaacattgtATTAATATGTTATTCTATTTTATATGGGTTTTAGTAATCAACAAAATGCAGTAATTAGTTGTAgacatataaataatttttaaatatgtaagtGTACAATGGATTTTTTAAAGTGCAAGCACCAATtgttttttagataattttaaataataattttttaacatacttCCCGAGTTTTTATAAGACATTGGAAATGCTTTTGCGGTATAGGCTCTTTAATCTGACAGAGTAACTTATTACATCTCATATCTTCTATtcaaggaaaatattttttgattttttattgagtagattttatgaaatgtatattaatgatccctttgaatgttatttttaataatggCCAGTAGCTTTTTCATATTGCAAtgatttagatattttattttgaatataatagAAACATGGTCAAATAGTCAAAATAAAGGAAATTGATATTTACATCtaatattaaattaaacaaGAAAGTCTGTATTCCAACACCCTAATATTAttgtcatattatatatttgataattattatttgaCAATACCTAATTTTACTCCAGTATATGTAGTTAACAtacaaaaagtaataataagacctgttgtttctcttttttatatgtatcttATATTTTCTCACACtgatattttatagattatctGCAAGGGAAGTACAATCTTTGGAAAACATCAAAGGGATATAGGCTATTCTTCTTTTAACTTTcttgattttaaataatatgaatttaaatttagttttatgTTATTACtctgatttacttttatatattgctgtgtgattttactttaattttatttgttgtttgaaAAGGTTGTATGACTTCACAGAATAATTCTACCTATTCAATCTAAATTGCtgattaaatatattaaacctttactttaatttttataaaatcataataaGTTCACTACACAAAATCGGTGTTGGGGTATGGAACTCTGAAAATCCTCCTGGCTGTTGTTTAGTGCCGAAGTTATTGTGTCGCCTGACAGTGTCAAACTGCCATCGTGTAACATAATACTGATCAGGTATTTCATGCTTGGTTGATAGACACCACTTGAAAATGGTAGGAtagaattcaaccaaacttgCACGCTATCATCTGCAAGCTTAAGGTATCAAGTTGTGTACCAACCATTCATTTTGTATTCAATGGATTTTTGGTTGTGTTATACCCAAATGTTGgtagaaatataattattttttgttgatttcccTTAACCAGAATAATTCAGTCCCTCCACGTAGTCCTCCTACTTGTGAGGACCTGAATTCCTAACATGATAAAAATGTATCCTGGATTTTGATTGTTGCCTGGTCGAAGAGGTGACTAATCAGCAATTAGTTCAATTTTATCGAGTTACGGTAAATCCTGATATAATTCCTAATGGTTGATTGAAGATTTTACATTGTCTACGTATTAAGGGGTTAATGTAGTAATTGAAGATCAGTGAAATTTAACAACTGAATTATTCAGGTTAATTGAGAAAGGTGAACATGCCTTATGAAGTGGTGTATAAATAACACAACTTTCTCCAAATTTTTGACAAAGAGAGATATAAATCTATAGAGAAACATATCACACTTCTATAACTTGTGTATTATGATATTTCCCCACTCTCAACAGctaaattttgattatttaaaaagcttAGAAAGCCTCAAGcttcaaatattagaatttatttacGGTCTCCAGTAAAGAAATATTGTAACAAACTTGTTGCATTGGTGTAGTCTATACTTCTACCACTGAATTGAGTGTGAAACAATATTTCTCCACTTGAGACAGTTAAATGAAAATCAAGAGGCTTGTGCTAGCatattaagtgccagtctttgtaagaatcaggcaatttaggtaaaaattaaaacataagaaaaaacccaccgagctaatcatgctatttttaaaatactaaccatcatcctgagttaaaaagtattagtctttcgtttgtgtgtgtctggtaatatcaaataacttggttagatatttggttagaatgatagcaaactacagagttatctccccttattcgttaattcctagtgcatttcaaccaaattgtatcttctattaccagaacagaacaCGGAAATGAATGTCATTTTTGTGCATATTAAAACTACATATTATGgactgaaatcaatgtcaaattgggtgggttttattggtcatgttttcaccactgcctcattcttaggcagactggcacttaaatATCTAACTGTTGAGAGCTGAGAAATATTGTATTGCAGAAGATCTGGTGAtataatctgtttctctaaaGATTTTGTAGACAATATGCAGATAAATTAATCCTTTCAGCCAAAAATTGTGTCCTTTCTATGTAACGACATCAGACATGgtataatacaaacaaaaatttgaattgaaagcAAGAATATAATACATCATAATATGATAggtgaattttgaaaaattaagaacTGATATCAAATAAACCACAcaatgattaaataaaaataattaacaggTCAGGTAAATGTTAGATTGGATGTCTTTTCCTCCCCATATAACATCTGACAGCTTctgtatgacatttttttcaacaataaatttaaccatactttccaatattgattttaaaagtaacaGTGATAGATTCATTGCCAAAAACTTATATGggtattattatatatttgtttaggggccagctgaaggacacctccagttgagggaatttctcgttacattgaagacctgtaggtgaccttctgctgttgttttttctatggtcgggttgttgtctctttgatacattccccatttccattctcaattttattgacacacaattttatttttcttaaactgatTTTCTAGAAAATTGTAGTGTCCATATGAATATTTGTCTGAATCTGGATATGATTTCTTAATTCTTTGAAAATTAAgtgctataattttttttaatactttagtttATCTCTGCATGGTCAAACAGCATGTGAAGGGTTGTACTTTTGTCGGACACTTTGGTATGATCTATAACAGACGGGTCTAATTTCTGGCACACATTTGGTTATCAACAAGATGTATGTATTAAAAAGCTTTAATGATGATTTAGCATAATATATTAACAGTATTTTAATTGACAGTTATATATATcctatatttgtcattttaagaaTGAAATATGATTAATTGATGACcatatttataaatgtgtaattcaGGTTTATAAGTCTGCAGACACTAGTATGTAACATGTATAGTAAAATACATTTGAGACATATTTTGATGTTCTTAATACTTGATCAGtggttgtatttttctttattatttagtgtaaaatttgaaataaactaaaaaGAATGTCAGAAATgtttgatgaaatataatatatcaaagaTATTTATGAAAGTAATTCATCACATTTGTTGATCATTCTTTTTTACCAttaaacttatatatttatgtacatgtaactacTTTCTTTTTCTTAATGTGTATCATGTACACTTGTTCAAAAATCATTGCAATAAACATTGGAACTTTTATGACCAAACTTACTACAATTGTTATTAGGGTGTCTCCGTTGGAAATATATTTCAAGGCCACTACTAGTTATTGGATTAACTACATTCCCATCTATaccaaaaaaatagaacattaaaCTGtcaaattgataacaaaaaatatttcagttaagatcagttaaatgtaaaaatattataaggaataaattactttttatgATTCCCCTTTATTCAGTATggtgaataatatatataaaaacaaatcccaCAGTTTAATTAGatgttaatttttatatgtctttatttAGTAAAATGAATACTTTTGTTGATTATGAATACTTgtttgattggctgatattgTTCATGTTGGTTTGACTATAATACTTGTGATGtgcaataattatatatatgtaacatattgtAAGTAGAAGAATCTATTTTATAcagatatagaaataaatgtttattttcaaatgtttattttatttttgactttgaTGCAGCATAACAACATGATCATTTGAGGATATTTTTTGTTACCCTGTAAGATTTATAttcttaaaagagggacaaaagataccaaagggacagtcaaactcataaatctaaaataaactgacaacgccatggctaaaaatgaaaaagacaaacagacaaacaatagtacacatagttagttttgcatttaaaatgAGCAGATATTTAATTACctttttgtcataaaaacaTCTTTAACCATACCAATAATGTTGAAATGTTTTGCAGCAAGTAAACATAATACTTAAAACTGGAGCCTATCATTACTCAACTATCTGGTACCCTTAAATATACCAGCAACAAAtttgaacattaaatttaatttcaaaagatgTAATAAATTTCTGGAAAGAAATGCTTTGCAACTCCTAATTCTGAAATAACATTACCATTAAGAGGAAAAATCAATTTCCTAagtcaattaatttttttcaaacaaaagtaGGACAACTACCACATTACTTATCCTTGTGCAACCACTTTCAAACATAAGGACAACAGATTAAGACGCAAAAGTAAACTACACCAGTAAATCAAAATGTAGGAACATCATATATCAGCTATATAACATATGTGTAAAGAATTTTAATAATACAAGTTCAATAGTGAGACTCTTTTCCTGTAAAGATATAAGATTAATGGTGCcatgatttatgtacatgtatatagagcAAGAATCTTTAGCATTAAACAGACGATGATGTATTTACACAAAATGTGTCACAACTAGGAAAGAACAATTATTGATAATCTAATAATTACACACAATAAGAAGACAACATAAACCTAGAGAATATGTCTGAGACTTATTAACCtatattttacatatacatTGTGTAGACAACATCAAGGAAGCATTGCCAAAATGGGAGGGGTTACAGACGCTGGTGTTAAAGCAAGAATCACCAGAATCACCTTTAATATTCTAGGGAAAGTATGGAGTGCCAAGAACATCTCAAACAGTCAAAACAATGAAGATTTGTCAACTCAAACGTAAAATTGATGCTCATGTATGGATCTGAAACATGGAGAACAACTAAAACAATGATGTCTAGACTCTAAAGATTAATTAACTACTGCCTAATGAGAATCGTGAACAAAGGATATTTCAACAAGGTAAGAGGTGTAGACCTACGAAAAAGAACTGACCAAGAACCTATTGCCATCCAAATCAAGAAAAGGAAATGTGTATGGATAGTCCACACACTGCGAAAACCAACAAGCAGCATTACATTTGTACAAGCAGGCACTTAAGTAAAACcctcggggggggggggggggggggggggggggggggggggggggagggggggaaGAAACAAGAGTACGACCAAGAAACAGCTGGCACAGGGACACAAAATCTGGAAAGAAGCAGGGATATATCTGGGACACTTACGAAAACCTTGCGCTAAATCGAGTTAGATTGATGGATTTTGTAAATTGCCTATGCTCCCAAGAGTAGCCAAGTGCCTAAGAAAATTAGCCAACATTCTAGGTCCCAAATcaaaaacataacaatttttgtttcttcACATAACGAATTTCTCAGTCTTACTCTTCATCATTGTCCTATACATGTTTATGCTGTCAAAATCAACACAATAATTACAACAATGTTCATGGAAACAAGCAAGATTCAGAAGGAAGATGAATAGTAACTTGATGTACAATCTGTTTAGACTATCTATAAACGGAAAGTAAATGAGAGGTGCAAGTTGAGAAGATTCTACCAATTGTGACAATCCTGTTCAGGACAGGGGTAGATAaacttatcaaagataccaggattgaaattttgtttttaaaacggGATGATGAAATGCTAGGATATACCAAAAACGAAGATGTAAAATTCACAGATCGGCTAACCAAGATCAATCTGATAAGGCCTTCTGgaaatttaaaatcatgaatCAACGTGTATGGCTTATTGACGAGGTTGGTATGATCACTGACGAAGAACGAGCATCCAATTATCAATAGTTAAAATAAGATGACATACTTAAAACAGGTTTGCTCTGTGTGAGTTTGTAGATACACGAGcgaattaaagaaaataagataCATAAGGCACCAATGAGTAAAATATATTACTAAACCCAGCTTGAGAACGTATATCAATCAAAAGCACACTCACCTCGTCTCCGGGAGGATTCAACATTATAGATGCAAGTAGACATAGAACGAAATCTGGTGTTTTCAGGCATAGTTCAGACAAACTTGTGACCTGATGGACTGAGCAGAAGGCAAAATTACTGCAAGAGCTGATAGTGATAGAACCATTGAAAgagaattgttaaaaaaagaggaacgaaagataccaaagggacagtcaaactcattaatcgaaaataaactgccaacgccatggctaaaatgaaaaagacaaacatacaaacaatagtacaaatgacacaacatagaaaactaaagaataaacaacacgaaccccaccaaaactaagggtgatctcaggttaAGGGCATACAGGAGGAAAAACTGAAAGCACTCATTACTTGTAGTTTATATAGTAAGATGCCATGAACGGAACTGGAATGTATACTTATTTCTTCCGGAGGGCTGCCTTAGATTGTGAGCATGGTTGAGCAAGCAGAAAAGTATCGAATTGACTTGGCACCGAAAAGAATGACACACAAAGTGAAAATCGAACAATGACACACAATGCCATGATCAGAACTTGAGACTTTCACTGTTCAAATTGTCGAAACATTCAGGGATGTTAAGTTACCAACTGAAGATATCTTAGTGGTTCAAAAGGGGCATATAAATAAcctttaaacatgttgattgagAGACGGAACAACTAATCAGACATAAGGGGgtttatttagatatatattttgtacatgtcTGAAGTTTCCATTTTGTCTTCGAGCATTATTTTAGAGTTATAAACTGTCAAAATGCACATCTTGTAGAAATTAAAATGGTCACTAGTACGATTGACGTTTTTTCATATTATGTAAGTTAAgcgttttgttgttttaatgtcTTAAGCTCGTCAACGCGTACGTTAATAGTTACAAAAAGTACACTAACAaatagaataagaataagaattttatcagttagaaaataaaaatctatagaagcaattatgattattattaatGAAAACACATTAAATCAAAACGACAGACAGACAGGGAACAATTGTATAGCATTGAAAAAAGtgaatatttataacaatactATTTTTTGACAACATGCCTCCTCTAACTTTAAAGttatcatttcaaatattttgattatatatatatattataatattagtTCTGAATCATAATACACAGTTATCATGCAAGGGTATGCTGTAATCTACATGGTTAGATaaagatttatttgtaaatattgtagGGGTATATTGAGAGGTCACACCAGTAGTTTTTATAACTCATTTAAAATGAAACAGATCTGCTTATTCTATGTGTTAAGCATCTTACTAGGACAAATTAACGGCAATGGAAATAGTACGTGTAGTACTGAAATGTTTGGTGGGGATTTTAATGCCTACATGGCATGTAAAACACAATTTGCACTGCAATCTAATTGGTTTCCTTCACCAATAGCAGGATTATTCAGTTATTTggtaagtttaaaaaataaaattgagaaaggaaatggtgaatatgtcaaagcgacaaccacccgaccatatagcagacaacagccgaattacatatataaaatttactatTTGCTCTTTGTGGACAGTTTATCAATAATCTTATATCAGTATAAATGGTTTacttatatagaaaaataaagtaaCGTGGGATGGTCTTCGATGGGACACATGAATTAATATAATTGCCATTGAACTTTAAGAAAGCAACAGTTAATCATTTgatactaagtcaggaatatgacactttttgtccattcgcttttaaagtgttttgttatttgattttgccatgtgattatggacttttcgattagattttcctcaagttcagtatttttgtgattttactttttgatttgataaaatttaaatatcactTAAACAGTTTTTGCCATGTTTTATACTCAGCTTTCCCCTATGTAGCTAACaaaaagtaagtaagtaagtaaattgtTTATTGAAGTGACATGTGcaaatgattataaatatataaatttgtacaaaatgtaattacATATATAGTACACCCGGCCCAATGGACCAATACGTCACCTTTTACTTTAAATTGCAGTTCAAATGTTCTAATATCGCGTGTATCAAACATCTATATATTGGTGAAATATAGATCTAACTCAAGACAACCTGTCATGCAATTAAAACAACTgagttttgtgtaaaaaaaagtataaataactTGAGGGATTGGGATGCATGTATTCCATTTGAAAATAACAGACAATCGAAAGAAACGACTAGACTAAAAAGCATTACTGAATATTTGCTCTCGGCTAAAGCATTTTTGTGCTAAGGATACTAAAGTCTAGTCACAAACATGTAAGTCGGGTACATATTTTCCAATGTACGTCCGGACGggtttgagttttttttatcttgttaaTCATGTAGGTTATGTTGTTTTAGATATGGAATGGTTATGATGGGTTTTGGGAGAATGGATGTGTTCTGGAACCTATGGTCAATTTCATAGAATATGCCAACAATACCAGATACATAAACGTTGTCAAGGCATCTCAACGTGAACTATACTCCTTGCTAGAGGCCTATGGACCTTATCCTTCATTTGACGATATGGGATGGTATGGTTTGAGCTATTCAAGAATTTACGAAGTTCTTGGGGAACAAGAGTTTTTACAAACAGcaattgacatttttaactgGGCTTGGAAAACAGGCTGGGATCATACGTACAGATGTGGTGGAGGTTTTTGGTTtgataacaattttgaaaataaagaaacaataaCAAACACCGAATTTCTCCAGCTAGCTGCTAAACTTTATCGGTTGACAAAGAATAATGATTTTCTTGTGAAGATGGATCagatatacttttatattttaagaaataagcTTATAAATGAGACAACGTACTTAATAAATGACGGTGCCACAAGTAAGTGTAAGCCTAACCAGTCATATGGACCTACATATTTACCCGGCACCATGATTGGTAGTCTCGTAGAGATGTATAAAATCTCTGAAAATAAGTCACACATTGATTTAGCTATAAAACTTGCCAACGCTGCCATACTAAATAGTACAAACATAACTGGCATCTTCACAGAGTATTGCGACCCACATTGTAATAGAGATGAAATCTTATTCAAAGGAATATTTGTACGGAATTTACGATATCTAATGGACGAACTGGATGACGACGACCAACGAGATCACTATCAGAATTGGCTAGATTTTAATGTGAAGGCAATAATACAATTCAACATGTGCGATAAGGATCCAATTTCTAACTGCAACATAACATTTCAAGATGGACCGCCATATTTTAATGTGACAGGCCCGGTGTTTTCACCTGACTGGAATGGTCCGTTTACTTATGGTGCTCCGGAACCACAAACAGCTGCTTTCGACCTTTTTGTTGCAAGCATTAAGCCAGGAACCACGTGTGAAGGCGCCTTCTGTTCCTAGAGCTATAATAGCAGATCATATTCGTCTAGTAACCTTAAGGATCAGCCTCGGTAGGTCTCGTTTAAGTAAAACTACGCGAGATGTGCGGGAGCATTTATTTAATGTTATCTTATTCCTTTAGACGCTTAGCCACTACATTTTAACCTCAACACAAAAGAGTAACGGAAAATACACAtggtataaaatttgtaaacaaaggTAAATGAAGTTGACGAAACTAAACTTGATATATACATTGAAACTAAAGACGATAAGCaaagaaattgacattttggGCAGAAAGTTCTCGAAAAGACTATCTATTTAGCACAATTAcgtaaaatgaacaatttacaaTTAAGTTTTAATAATCAGTGCcttaattttgtatgttttgtttaatattatattaagaTAAATTAGTAAATCCTGCCAATAATTACAGaggaaaaaattgcaacagaaagcctgataataaatttattacaCAATACAACATTACACAGGGTTTTGTTTCTGGTAATGCAGAATGTGGGGTTTACTACATGGAATCCATGATATATCCGCCGGAAACAAACTTACTGGCTGGGCGGATACAAACTTACTGGCTGGCTTTGTTTTCCCTTTGTCTACCCAAGTTCTGGGATATTGGACAAACTACGTAAAACACCcaatataaataagatttttatttagaaaCCTAACGATTTGGTTGAATATACGTTACACACAAGAATAATACAATACATATGATGAGGCAGAGTGTACTTGGCATTGTTAAGTTCCCCATTCCCTATTCCCAAGCCAAACGGTATGAGGCCCGGGAAAATGTGCCTGGCCGGGCTAGATGTTGGGCAAGTGCAAGAACAGGAAGTCAAGCAAGAATAATAACATTGCTGGACTCGgaagaaagatttttttatataacgttttctttttaaaattagaaaattggTAGTccgagtttgttttaaatatatatttgcatacaaatgaGAAgactgtctgtctgtctgttctgtctgtctgtctgtctgtctgtctgtctgtctgtctgtctgtctgtctgtctgtctgtctgtctgtctgtctgtctgtctgtctgtctgtctgtctgtctgtctgtctgtctgtctgtctgtctgtctgtctgtctgtctgtctgtctgtctgtctg
It contains:
- the LOC134684644 gene encoding uncharacterized protein LOC134684644; this encodes MKQICLFYVLSILLGQINGNGNSTCSTEMFGGDFNAYMACKTQFALQSNWFPSPIAGLFSYLIWNGYDGFWENGCVLEPMVNFIEYANNTRYINVVKASQRELYSLLEAYGPYPSFDDMGWYGLSYSRIYEVLGEQEFLQTAIDIFNWAWKTGWDHTYRCGGGFWFDNNFENKETITNTEFLQLAAKLYRLTKNNDFLVKMDQIYFYILRNKLINETTYLINDGATSKCKPNQSYGPTYLPGTMIGSLVEMYKISENKSHIDLAIKLANAAILNSTNITGIFTEYCDPHCNRDEILFKGIFVRNLRYLMDELDDDDQRDHYQNWLDFNVKAIIQFNMCDKDPISNCNITFQDGPPYFNVTGPVFSPDWNGPFTYGAPEPQTAAFDLFVASIKPGTTCEGAFCS